In Pecten maximus chromosome 10, xPecMax1.1, whole genome shotgun sequence, one genomic interval encodes:
- the LOC117336057 gene encoding uncharacterized protein LOC117336057 isoform X2 → MAATMQLCPSLVSFRGSEGEAIVKEVISGIELAPGFFNLVIHCSNAIEGTSFTDAAISLRGLVETQRALNKDYRDGIPKVGLVKIKDILNMHVFEEFLEDGVKGIENSSAANQQAFLTLFHFLDEKKKHEQAIEKLLTSVPQTSRSKETIMVALAHHLFSQLVPGNKYEVDKYANQLPKECDCGCKAMICKGDTSVGFGPPVV, encoded by the exons ATGGCTGCAACTATGCAGCTGTGTCCAAGTCTAGTGAGTTTTCGGGGTTCTGAGGGGGAAGCGATCGTTAAAGAAGTCATCTCTGGAATTGAGCTAGCTCCTGGATTCTTCAATTTAGTTATACATTGCAGCAATGCGATCGAGGGAACATCTTTCACCGATGCTGCCATCTCCCTCCGAGGACTCGTGGAAACACAGAGAGCTCTTAATAAAGATTACAGAGATGGGATTCCAAAAGTTGGACTGGTTAAAATAAAAGACATTCTTAACATGCATGTTTTTGAGGAATTTCTAGAAGATGGAGTAAAGGGCATAGAAAACAGCTCTGCTGCTAACCAGCAGGCATTTCTGACATTGTTTCATTTCCTGGACG AGAAAAAAAAGCATGAACAGGCCATTGAGAAACTCCTAACAAGCGTGCCTCAAACAAGCAGAAGTAAAGAAACAATCATGGTTGCCTTGGCACATCACCTGTTTTCTCAGTTGGTACCAGGGAACAAGTACGAGGTTGATAAATATGCAAATCAGCTTCCAAAAGAATGTGACTGTGGCTGTAAGGCCATGATTTGTAAAGGAGACACTTCAGTTG